One genomic segment of Macaca fascicularis isolate 582-1 chromosome 19, T2T-MFA8v1.1 includes these proteins:
- the PTBP1 gene encoding polypyrimidine tract-binding protein 1 isoform X2: MGCGGVSGDRPGSVLWLPCRGSVGVGVGWGSGTPGSLSGSWAAGGEGRPWPGGKCSSALSLLLQRGSDELFSTCVTNGPFIMSSSNSAANGNDSKKFKGDSRSAGVPSRVIHIRKLPIDVTEGEVISLGLPFGKVTNLLMLKGKNQAFIEMNTEEAANTMVNYYTSVTPVLRGQPIYIQFSNHKELKTDSSPNQARAQAALQAVNSVQSGNLALAASAAAVDAGMAMAGQSPVLRIIVENLFYPVTLDVLHQIFSKFGTVLKIITFTKNNQFQALLQYADPVSAQHAKLSLDGQNIYNACCTLRIDFSKLTSLNVKYNNDKSRDYTRPDLPSGDSQPSLDQTMAAAFGLSVPNVHGALAPLAIPSAAAAAAAAGRIAIPGLAGAGNSVLLVSNLNPERVTPQSLFILFGVYGDVQRVKILFNKKENALVQMADGNQAQLAMSHLNGHKLHGKPIRITLSKHQNVQLPREGQEDQGLTKDYGNSPLHRFKKPGSKNFQNIFPPSATLHLSNIPPSVSEEDLKVLFSSNGGVVKGFKFFQKDRKMALIQMGSVEEAVQALIDLHNHDLGENHHLRVSFSKSTI; the protein is encoded by the exons ATGGGCTGTGGGGGTGTTTCTGGAGACAGGCCTGGGTCTGTGCTCTGGCTGCCCTGCCGTGGaagtgtgggtgtgggtgtgggttgGGGGTCTGGGACCCCAGGCAGCCTGAGTGGGAGCTGGGCGGCTGGTGGGGAAGGGAGGCCCTGGCCTGGCGGGAAGTGCAGCTCAGCGTTGTCCCTTCTCTTGCAGCGGGGATCTGACGAGCTTTTCTCTACTTGTGTCACTAACGGACCGTTTATCATGAGCAGCAGCAACTCGGCAG CAAACGGAAATGACAGCAAAAAGTTCAAAGGTGACAGCAGAAGCGCTGGCGTCCCCTCCAGAGTGATCCACATCCGGAAGCTCCCCATCGACGTCACAGAAGGAGAGGTCATCTCCCTGGGGCTGCCTTTCGGGAAGGTCACCAACCTCCTGATGCTGAAGGGGAAAAACCAG GCCTTCATTGAGATGAACACGGAGGAGGCTGCCAACACCATGGTGAACTACTACACCTCGGTGACGCCAGTGCTGCGCGGCCAGCCCATCTACATCCAGTTCTCCAACCACAAGGAGCTGAAGACCGACAGCTCTCCCAACCAGGCG CGGGCCCAGGCGGCCCTGCAGGCTGTGAACTCGGTCCAGTCGGGGAACCTGGCCTTGGCTGCCTCGGCGGCGGCCGTGGACGCAGGAATGGCGATGGCTGGGCAGAGCCCCGTGCTCAGGATCATCGTGGAGAACCTCTTCTACCCCGTGACCCTGGATGTGCTGCACCAG ATTTTTTCGAAGTTTGGCACAGTGTTGAAGATCATCACCTTCACCAAGAACAACCAGTTCCAGGCCCTGTTGCAGTACGCGGACCCTGTGAGCGCCCAGCACGCCAAGCTG TCGCTGGACGGGCAGAACATCTACAACGCCTGCTGCACGCTGCGCATCGACTTTTCCAAGCTCACCAGCCTCAACGTCAAGTACAACAATGACAAGAGCCGCGACTACACGCGCCCAGACCTGCCCTCCGGGGACAGCCAGCCCTCCCTGGACCAGACCATGGCCGCGGCCTTCG GCCTTTCCGTTCCCAACGTCCACGGAGCCCTGGCCCCCCTGGCTATCCCctcggcggcggcggcagctgcAGCGGCAGGCCGGATCGCCATCCCGGGCCTGGCGGGGGCAGGAAATTCTGTATTGCTGGTCAGCAACCTCAACCCAGAG AGAGTCACACCCCAAAGCCTCTTTATTCTTTTCG GCGTCTACGGGGACGTGCAGCGCGTGAAGATCCTGTTCAATAAGAAGGAGAACGCCCTGGTGCAGATGGCGGACGGCAACCAGGCCCAGCTGG CCATGAGCCACCTGAATGGGCACAAACTGCACGGGAAGCCCATCCGCATCACACTGTCAAAGCACCAGAACGTGCAGCTGCCCCGCGAGGGCCAGGAGGACCAGGGCCTGACCAAGGACTATGGCAACTCACCCCTGCACCGCTTCAAGAAGCCGGGCTCCAAGAACTTCCAGAACATATTCCCGCCCTCAGCCACGCTGCACCTCTCCAACATCCC ACCCTCCGTCTCCGAGGAGGATCTCAAGGTTCTGTTCTCCAGCAATGGGGGCGTCGTCAAAGGATTCAAGTTCTTCCA GAAGGACCGCAAGATGGCACTGATCCAGATGGGCTCTGTGGAGGAGGCGGTCCAGGCCCTCATCGACCTGCACAACCATGACCTCGGGGAGAACCACCACCTGCGGGTCTCCTTCTCCAAGTCCACCATCTAG
- the PTBP1 gene encoding polypyrimidine tract-binding protein 1 isoform X3, whose protein sequence is MRRGSIVPDIAVGTKRGSDELFSTCVTNGPFIMSSSNSAANGNDSKKFKGDSRSAGVPSRVIHIRKLPIDVTEGEVISLGLPFGKVTNLLMLKGKNQAFIEMNTEEAANTMVNYYTSVTPVLRGQPIYIQFSNHKELKTDSSPNQARAQAALQAVNSVQSGNLALAASAAAVDAGMAMAGQSPVLRIIVENLFYPVTLDVLHQIFSKFGTVLKIITFTKNNQFQALLQYADPVSAQHAKLSLDGQNIYNACCTLRIDFSKLTSLNVKYNNDKSRDYTRPDLPSGDSQPSLDQTMAAAFGAPGIISASPYAGAGFPPTFAIPQAAGLSVPNVHGALAPLAIPSAAAAAAAAGRIAIPGLAGAGNSVLLVSNLNPERVTPQSLFILFGVYGDVQRVKILFNKKENALVQMADGNQAQLAMSHLNGHKLHGKPIRITLSKHQNVQLPREGQEDQGLTKDYGNSPLHRFKKPGSKNFQNIFPPSATLHLSNIPPSVSEEDLKVLFSSNGGVVKGFKFFQKDRKMALIQMGSVEEAVQALIDLHNHDLGENHHLRVSFSKSTI, encoded by the exons CGGGGATCTGACGAGCTTTTCTCTACTTGTGTCACTAACGGACCGTTTATCATGAGCAGCAGCAACTCGGCAG CAAACGGAAATGACAGCAAAAAGTTCAAAGGTGACAGCAGAAGCGCTGGCGTCCCCTCCAGAGTGATCCACATCCGGAAGCTCCCCATCGACGTCACAGAAGGAGAGGTCATCTCCCTGGGGCTGCCTTTCGGGAAGGTCACCAACCTCCTGATGCTGAAGGGGAAAAACCAG GCCTTCATTGAGATGAACACGGAGGAGGCTGCCAACACCATGGTGAACTACTACACCTCGGTGACGCCAGTGCTGCGCGGCCAGCCCATCTACATCCAGTTCTCCAACCACAAGGAGCTGAAGACCGACAGCTCTCCCAACCAGGCG CGGGCCCAGGCGGCCCTGCAGGCTGTGAACTCGGTCCAGTCGGGGAACCTGGCCTTGGCTGCCTCGGCGGCGGCCGTGGACGCAGGAATGGCGATGGCTGGGCAGAGCCCCGTGCTCAGGATCATCGTGGAGAACCTCTTCTACCCCGTGACCCTGGATGTGCTGCACCAG ATTTTTTCGAAGTTTGGCACAGTGTTGAAGATCATCACCTTCACCAAGAACAACCAGTTCCAGGCCCTGTTGCAGTACGCGGACCCTGTGAGCGCCCAGCACGCCAAGCTG TCGCTGGACGGGCAGAACATCTACAACGCCTGCTGCACGCTGCGCATCGACTTTTCCAAGCTCACCAGCCTCAACGTCAAGTACAACAATGACAAGAGCCGCGACTACACGCGCCCAGACCTGCCCTCCGGGGACAGCCAGCCCTCCCTGGACCAGACCATGGCCGCGGCCTTCG GTGCACCTGGTATAATCTCAGCCTCTCCGTATGCAGGAGCTGGTTTCCCTCCCACCTTTGCCATTCCTCAAGCTGCAG GCCTTTCCGTTCCCAACGTCCACGGAGCCCTGGCCCCCCTGGCTATCCCctcggcggcggcggcagctgcAGCGGCAGGCCGGATCGCCATCCCGGGCCTGGCGGGGGCAGGAAATTCTGTATTGCTGGTCAGCAACCTCAACCCAGAG AGAGTCACACCCCAAAGCCTCTTTATTCTTTTCG GCGTCTACGGGGACGTGCAGCGCGTGAAGATCCTGTTCAATAAGAAGGAGAACGCCCTGGTGCAGATGGCGGACGGCAACCAGGCCCAGCTGG CCATGAGCCACCTGAATGGGCACAAACTGCACGGGAAGCCCATCCGCATCACACTGTCAAAGCACCAGAACGTGCAGCTGCCCCGCGAGGGCCAGGAGGACCAGGGCCTGACCAAGGACTATGGCAACTCACCCCTGCACCGCTTCAAGAAGCCGGGCTCCAAGAACTTCCAGAACATATTCCCGCCCTCAGCCACGCTGCACCTCTCCAACATCCC ACCCTCCGTCTCCGAGGAGGATCTCAAGGTTCTGTTCTCCAGCAATGGGGGCGTCGTCAAAGGATTCAAGTTCTTCCA GAAGGACCGCAAGATGGCACTGATCCAGATGGGCTCTGTGGAGGAGGCGGTCCAGGCCCTCATCGACCTGCACAACCATGACCTCGGGGAGAACCACCACCTGCGGGTCTCCTTCTCCAAGTCCACCATCTAG
- the PTBP1 gene encoding polypyrimidine tract-binding protein 1 isoform X4, translating to MDGIVPDIAVGTKRGSDELFSTCVTNGPFIMSSSNSAANGNDSKKFKGDSRSAGVPSRVIHIRKLPIDVTEGEVISLGLPFGKVTNLLMLKGKNQAFIEMNTEEAANTMVNYYTSVTPVLRGQPIYIQFSNHKELKTDSSPNQARAQAALQAVNSVQSGNLALAASAAAVDAGMAMAGQSPVLRIIVENLFYPVTLDVLHQIFSKFGTVLKIITFTKNNQFQALLQYADPVSAQHAKLSLDGQNIYNACCTLRIDFSKLTSLNVKYNNDKSRDYTRPDLPSGDSQPSLDQTMAAAFGAPGIISASPYAGAGFPPTFAIPQAAGLSVPNVHGALAPLAIPSAAAAAAAAGRIAIPGLAGAGNSVLLVSNLNPERVTPQSLFILFGVYGDVQRVKILFNKKENALVQMADGNQAQLAMSHLNGHKLHGKPIRITLSKHQNVQLPREGQEDQGLTKDYGNSPLHRFKKPGSKNFQNIFPPSATLHLSNIPPSVSEEDLKVLFSSNGGVVKGFKFFQKDRKMALIQMGSVEEAVQALIDLHNHDLGENHHLRVSFSKSTI from the exons CGGGGATCTGACGAGCTTTTCTCTACTTGTGTCACTAACGGACCGTTTATCATGAGCAGCAGCAACTCGGCAG CAAACGGAAATGACAGCAAAAAGTTCAAAGGTGACAGCAGAAGCGCTGGCGTCCCCTCCAGAGTGATCCACATCCGGAAGCTCCCCATCGACGTCACAGAAGGAGAGGTCATCTCCCTGGGGCTGCCTTTCGGGAAGGTCACCAACCTCCTGATGCTGAAGGGGAAAAACCAG GCCTTCATTGAGATGAACACGGAGGAGGCTGCCAACACCATGGTGAACTACTACACCTCGGTGACGCCAGTGCTGCGCGGCCAGCCCATCTACATCCAGTTCTCCAACCACAAGGAGCTGAAGACCGACAGCTCTCCCAACCAGGCG CGGGCCCAGGCGGCCCTGCAGGCTGTGAACTCGGTCCAGTCGGGGAACCTGGCCTTGGCTGCCTCGGCGGCGGCCGTGGACGCAGGAATGGCGATGGCTGGGCAGAGCCCCGTGCTCAGGATCATCGTGGAGAACCTCTTCTACCCCGTGACCCTGGATGTGCTGCACCAG ATTTTTTCGAAGTTTGGCACAGTGTTGAAGATCATCACCTTCACCAAGAACAACCAGTTCCAGGCCCTGTTGCAGTACGCGGACCCTGTGAGCGCCCAGCACGCCAAGCTG TCGCTGGACGGGCAGAACATCTACAACGCCTGCTGCACGCTGCGCATCGACTTTTCCAAGCTCACCAGCCTCAACGTCAAGTACAACAATGACAAGAGCCGCGACTACACGCGCCCAGACCTGCCCTCCGGGGACAGCCAGCCCTCCCTGGACCAGACCATGGCCGCGGCCTTCG GTGCACCTGGTATAATCTCAGCCTCTCCGTATGCAGGAGCTGGTTTCCCTCCCACCTTTGCCATTCCTCAAGCTGCAG GCCTTTCCGTTCCCAACGTCCACGGAGCCCTGGCCCCCCTGGCTATCCCctcggcggcggcggcagctgcAGCGGCAGGCCGGATCGCCATCCCGGGCCTGGCGGGGGCAGGAAATTCTGTATTGCTGGTCAGCAACCTCAACCCAGAG AGAGTCACACCCCAAAGCCTCTTTATTCTTTTCG GCGTCTACGGGGACGTGCAGCGCGTGAAGATCCTGTTCAATAAGAAGGAGAACGCCCTGGTGCAGATGGCGGACGGCAACCAGGCCCAGCTGG CCATGAGCCACCTGAATGGGCACAAACTGCACGGGAAGCCCATCCGCATCACACTGTCAAAGCACCAGAACGTGCAGCTGCCCCGCGAGGGCCAGGAGGACCAGGGCCTGACCAAGGACTATGGCAACTCACCCCTGCACCGCTTCAAGAAGCCGGGCTCCAAGAACTTCCAGAACATATTCCCGCCCTCAGCCACGCTGCACCTCTCCAACATCCC ACCCTCCGTCTCCGAGGAGGATCTCAAGGTTCTGTTCTCCAGCAATGGGGGCGTCGTCAAAGGATTCAAGTTCTTCCA GAAGGACCGCAAGATGGCACTGATCCAGATGGGCTCTGTGGAGGAGGCGGTCCAGGCCCTCATCGACCTGCACAACCATGACCTCGGGGAGAACCACCACCTGCGGGTCTCCTTCTCCAAGTCCACCATCTAG
- the PTBP1 gene encoding polypyrimidine tract-binding protein 1 isoform X6 — protein sequence MDGIVPDIAVGTKRGSDELFSTCVTNGPFIMSSSNSAANGNDSKKFKGDSRSAGVPSRVIHIRKLPIDVTEGEVISLGLPFGKVTNLLMLKGKNQAFIEMNTEEAANTMVNYYTSVTPVLRGQPIYIQFSNHKELKTDSSPNQARAQAALQAVNSVQSGNLALAASAAAVDAGMAMAGQSPVLRIIVENLFYPVTLDVLHQIFSKFGTVLKIITFTKNNQFQALLQYADPVSAQHAKLSLDGQNIYNACCTLRIDFSKLTSLNVKYNNDKSRDYTRPDLPSGDSQPSLDQTMAAAFGLSVPNVHGALAPLAIPSAAAAAAAAGRIAIPGLAGAGNSVLLVSNLNPERVTPQSLFILFGVYGDVQRVKILFNKKENALVQMADGNQAQLAMSHLNGHKLHGKPIRITLSKHQNVQLPREGQEDQGLTKDYGNSPLHRFKKPGSKNFQNIFPPSATLHLSNIPPSVSEEDLKVLFSSNGGVVKGFKFFQKDRKMALIQMGSVEEAVQALIDLHNHDLGENHHLRVSFSKSTI from the exons CGGGGATCTGACGAGCTTTTCTCTACTTGTGTCACTAACGGACCGTTTATCATGAGCAGCAGCAACTCGGCAG CAAACGGAAATGACAGCAAAAAGTTCAAAGGTGACAGCAGAAGCGCTGGCGTCCCCTCCAGAGTGATCCACATCCGGAAGCTCCCCATCGACGTCACAGAAGGAGAGGTCATCTCCCTGGGGCTGCCTTTCGGGAAGGTCACCAACCTCCTGATGCTGAAGGGGAAAAACCAG GCCTTCATTGAGATGAACACGGAGGAGGCTGCCAACACCATGGTGAACTACTACACCTCGGTGACGCCAGTGCTGCGCGGCCAGCCCATCTACATCCAGTTCTCCAACCACAAGGAGCTGAAGACCGACAGCTCTCCCAACCAGGCG CGGGCCCAGGCGGCCCTGCAGGCTGTGAACTCGGTCCAGTCGGGGAACCTGGCCTTGGCTGCCTCGGCGGCGGCCGTGGACGCAGGAATGGCGATGGCTGGGCAGAGCCCCGTGCTCAGGATCATCGTGGAGAACCTCTTCTACCCCGTGACCCTGGATGTGCTGCACCAG ATTTTTTCGAAGTTTGGCACAGTGTTGAAGATCATCACCTTCACCAAGAACAACCAGTTCCAGGCCCTGTTGCAGTACGCGGACCCTGTGAGCGCCCAGCACGCCAAGCTG TCGCTGGACGGGCAGAACATCTACAACGCCTGCTGCACGCTGCGCATCGACTTTTCCAAGCTCACCAGCCTCAACGTCAAGTACAACAATGACAAGAGCCGCGACTACACGCGCCCAGACCTGCCCTCCGGGGACAGCCAGCCCTCCCTGGACCAGACCATGGCCGCGGCCTTCG GCCTTTCCGTTCCCAACGTCCACGGAGCCCTGGCCCCCCTGGCTATCCCctcggcggcggcggcagctgcAGCGGCAGGCCGGATCGCCATCCCGGGCCTGGCGGGGGCAGGAAATTCTGTATTGCTGGTCAGCAACCTCAACCCAGAG AGAGTCACACCCCAAAGCCTCTTTATTCTTTTCG GCGTCTACGGGGACGTGCAGCGCGTGAAGATCCTGTTCAATAAGAAGGAGAACGCCCTGGTGCAGATGGCGGACGGCAACCAGGCCCAGCTGG CCATGAGCCACCTGAATGGGCACAAACTGCACGGGAAGCCCATCCGCATCACACTGTCAAAGCACCAGAACGTGCAGCTGCCCCGCGAGGGCCAGGAGGACCAGGGCCTGACCAAGGACTATGGCAACTCACCCCTGCACCGCTTCAAGAAGCCGGGCTCCAAGAACTTCCAGAACATATTCCCGCCCTCAGCCACGCTGCACCTCTCCAACATCCC ACCCTCCGTCTCCGAGGAGGATCTCAAGGTTCTGTTCTCCAGCAATGGGGGCGTCGTCAAAGGATTCAAGTTCTTCCA GAAGGACCGCAAGATGGCACTGATCCAGATGGGCTCTGTGGAGGAGGCGGTCCAGGCCCTCATCGACCTGCACAACCATGACCTCGGGGAGAACCACCACCTGCGGGTCTCCTTCTCCAAGTCCACCATCTAG
- the PTBP1 gene encoding polypyrimidine tract-binding protein 1 isoform X1, whose protein sequence is MGCGGVSGDRPGSVLWLPCRGSVGVGVGWGSGTPGSLSGSWAAGGEGRPWPGGKCSSALSLLLQRGSDELFSTCVTNGPFIMSSSNSAANGNDSKKFKGDSRSAGVPSRVIHIRKLPIDVTEGEVISLGLPFGKVTNLLMLKGKNQAFIEMNTEEAANTMVNYYTSVTPVLRGQPIYIQFSNHKELKTDSSPNQARAQAALQAVNSVQSGNLALAASAAAVDAGMAMAGQSPVLRIIVENLFYPVTLDVLHQIFSKFGTVLKIITFTKNNQFQALLQYADPVSAQHAKLSLDGQNIYNACCTLRIDFSKLTSLNVKYNNDKSRDYTRPDLPSGDSQPSLDQTMAAAFGAPGIISASPYAGAGFPPTFAIPQAAGLSVPNVHGALAPLAIPSAAAAAAAAGRIAIPGLAGAGNSVLLVSNLNPERVTPQSLFILFGVYGDVQRVKILFNKKENALVQMADGNQAQLAMSHLNGHKLHGKPIRITLSKHQNVQLPREGQEDQGLTKDYGNSPLHRFKKPGSKNFQNIFPPSATLHLSNIPPSVSEEDLKVLFSSNGGVVKGFKFFQKDRKMALIQMGSVEEAVQALIDLHNHDLGENHHLRVSFSKSTI, encoded by the exons ATGGGCTGTGGGGGTGTTTCTGGAGACAGGCCTGGGTCTGTGCTCTGGCTGCCCTGCCGTGGaagtgtgggtgtgggtgtgggttgGGGGTCTGGGACCCCAGGCAGCCTGAGTGGGAGCTGGGCGGCTGGTGGGGAAGGGAGGCCCTGGCCTGGCGGGAAGTGCAGCTCAGCGTTGTCCCTTCTCTTGCAGCGGGGATCTGACGAGCTTTTCTCTACTTGTGTCACTAACGGACCGTTTATCATGAGCAGCAGCAACTCGGCAG CAAACGGAAATGACAGCAAAAAGTTCAAAGGTGACAGCAGAAGCGCTGGCGTCCCCTCCAGAGTGATCCACATCCGGAAGCTCCCCATCGACGTCACAGAAGGAGAGGTCATCTCCCTGGGGCTGCCTTTCGGGAAGGTCACCAACCTCCTGATGCTGAAGGGGAAAAACCAG GCCTTCATTGAGATGAACACGGAGGAGGCTGCCAACACCATGGTGAACTACTACACCTCGGTGACGCCAGTGCTGCGCGGCCAGCCCATCTACATCCAGTTCTCCAACCACAAGGAGCTGAAGACCGACAGCTCTCCCAACCAGGCG CGGGCCCAGGCGGCCCTGCAGGCTGTGAACTCGGTCCAGTCGGGGAACCTGGCCTTGGCTGCCTCGGCGGCGGCCGTGGACGCAGGAATGGCGATGGCTGGGCAGAGCCCCGTGCTCAGGATCATCGTGGAGAACCTCTTCTACCCCGTGACCCTGGATGTGCTGCACCAG ATTTTTTCGAAGTTTGGCACAGTGTTGAAGATCATCACCTTCACCAAGAACAACCAGTTCCAGGCCCTGTTGCAGTACGCGGACCCTGTGAGCGCCCAGCACGCCAAGCTG TCGCTGGACGGGCAGAACATCTACAACGCCTGCTGCACGCTGCGCATCGACTTTTCCAAGCTCACCAGCCTCAACGTCAAGTACAACAATGACAAGAGCCGCGACTACACGCGCCCAGACCTGCCCTCCGGGGACAGCCAGCCCTCCCTGGACCAGACCATGGCCGCGGCCTTCG GTGCACCTGGTATAATCTCAGCCTCTCCGTATGCAGGAGCTGGTTTCCCTCCCACCTTTGCCATTCCTCAAGCTGCAG GCCTTTCCGTTCCCAACGTCCACGGAGCCCTGGCCCCCCTGGCTATCCCctcggcggcggcggcagctgcAGCGGCAGGCCGGATCGCCATCCCGGGCCTGGCGGGGGCAGGAAATTCTGTATTGCTGGTCAGCAACCTCAACCCAGAG AGAGTCACACCCCAAAGCCTCTTTATTCTTTTCG GCGTCTACGGGGACGTGCAGCGCGTGAAGATCCTGTTCAATAAGAAGGAGAACGCCCTGGTGCAGATGGCGGACGGCAACCAGGCCCAGCTGG CCATGAGCCACCTGAATGGGCACAAACTGCACGGGAAGCCCATCCGCATCACACTGTCAAAGCACCAGAACGTGCAGCTGCCCCGCGAGGGCCAGGAGGACCAGGGCCTGACCAAGGACTATGGCAACTCACCCCTGCACCGCTTCAAGAAGCCGGGCTCCAAGAACTTCCAGAACATATTCCCGCCCTCAGCCACGCTGCACCTCTCCAACATCCC ACCCTCCGTCTCCGAGGAGGATCTCAAGGTTCTGTTCTCCAGCAATGGGGGCGTCGTCAAAGGATTCAAGTTCTTCCA GAAGGACCGCAAGATGGCACTGATCCAGATGGGCTCTGTGGAGGAGGCGGTCCAGGCCCTCATCGACCTGCACAACCATGACCTCGGGGAGAACCACCACCTGCGGGTCTCCTTCTCCAAGTCCACCATCTAG
- the PTBP1 gene encoding polypyrimidine tract-binding protein 1 isoform X5 has product MRRGSIVPDIAVGTKRGSDELFSTCVTNGPFIMSSSNSAANGNDSKKFKGDSRSAGVPSRVIHIRKLPIDVTEGEVISLGLPFGKVTNLLMLKGKNQAFIEMNTEEAANTMVNYYTSVTPVLRGQPIYIQFSNHKELKTDSSPNQARAQAALQAVNSVQSGNLALAASAAAVDAGMAMAGQSPVLRIIVENLFYPVTLDVLHQIFSKFGTVLKIITFTKNNQFQALLQYADPVSAQHAKLSLDGQNIYNACCTLRIDFSKLTSLNVKYNNDKSRDYTRPDLPSGDSQPSLDQTMAAAFGLSVPNVHGALAPLAIPSAAAAAAAAGRIAIPGLAGAGNSVLLVSNLNPERVTPQSLFILFGVYGDVQRVKILFNKKENALVQMADGNQAQLAMSHLNGHKLHGKPIRITLSKHQNVQLPREGQEDQGLTKDYGNSPLHRFKKPGSKNFQNIFPPSATLHLSNIPPSVSEEDLKVLFSSNGGVVKGFKFFQKDRKMALIQMGSVEEAVQALIDLHNHDLGENHHLRVSFSKSTI; this is encoded by the exons CGGGGATCTGACGAGCTTTTCTCTACTTGTGTCACTAACGGACCGTTTATCATGAGCAGCAGCAACTCGGCAG CAAACGGAAATGACAGCAAAAAGTTCAAAGGTGACAGCAGAAGCGCTGGCGTCCCCTCCAGAGTGATCCACATCCGGAAGCTCCCCATCGACGTCACAGAAGGAGAGGTCATCTCCCTGGGGCTGCCTTTCGGGAAGGTCACCAACCTCCTGATGCTGAAGGGGAAAAACCAG GCCTTCATTGAGATGAACACGGAGGAGGCTGCCAACACCATGGTGAACTACTACACCTCGGTGACGCCAGTGCTGCGCGGCCAGCCCATCTACATCCAGTTCTCCAACCACAAGGAGCTGAAGACCGACAGCTCTCCCAACCAGGCG CGGGCCCAGGCGGCCCTGCAGGCTGTGAACTCGGTCCAGTCGGGGAACCTGGCCTTGGCTGCCTCGGCGGCGGCCGTGGACGCAGGAATGGCGATGGCTGGGCAGAGCCCCGTGCTCAGGATCATCGTGGAGAACCTCTTCTACCCCGTGACCCTGGATGTGCTGCACCAG ATTTTTTCGAAGTTTGGCACAGTGTTGAAGATCATCACCTTCACCAAGAACAACCAGTTCCAGGCCCTGTTGCAGTACGCGGACCCTGTGAGCGCCCAGCACGCCAAGCTG TCGCTGGACGGGCAGAACATCTACAACGCCTGCTGCACGCTGCGCATCGACTTTTCCAAGCTCACCAGCCTCAACGTCAAGTACAACAATGACAAGAGCCGCGACTACACGCGCCCAGACCTGCCCTCCGGGGACAGCCAGCCCTCCCTGGACCAGACCATGGCCGCGGCCTTCG GCCTTTCCGTTCCCAACGTCCACGGAGCCCTGGCCCCCCTGGCTATCCCctcggcggcggcggcagctgcAGCGGCAGGCCGGATCGCCATCCCGGGCCTGGCGGGGGCAGGAAATTCTGTATTGCTGGTCAGCAACCTCAACCCAGAG AGAGTCACACCCCAAAGCCTCTTTATTCTTTTCG GCGTCTACGGGGACGTGCAGCGCGTGAAGATCCTGTTCAATAAGAAGGAGAACGCCCTGGTGCAGATGGCGGACGGCAACCAGGCCCAGCTGG CCATGAGCCACCTGAATGGGCACAAACTGCACGGGAAGCCCATCCGCATCACACTGTCAAAGCACCAGAACGTGCAGCTGCCCCGCGAGGGCCAGGAGGACCAGGGCCTGACCAAGGACTATGGCAACTCACCCCTGCACCGCTTCAAGAAGCCGGGCTCCAAGAACTTCCAGAACATATTCCCGCCCTCAGCCACGCTGCACCTCTCCAACATCCC ACCCTCCGTCTCCGAGGAGGATCTCAAGGTTCTGTTCTCCAGCAATGGGGGCGTCGTCAAAGGATTCAAGTTCTTCCA GAAGGACCGCAAGATGGCACTGATCCAGATGGGCTCTGTGGAGGAGGCGGTCCAGGCCCTCATCGACCTGCACAACCATGACCTCGGGGAGAACCACCACCTGCGGGTCTCCTTCTCCAAGTCCACCATCTAG